In Erigeron canadensis isolate Cc75 chromosome 1, C_canadensis_v1, whole genome shotgun sequence, a single window of DNA contains:
- the LOC122585627 gene encoding pre-mRNA splicing factor SR-like 1 isoform X4 — protein sequence MEIPIKPIDQLLERVLCMNILSSDYFKELYRFKTYHEVVDEIYNQVDHVEPWMTGNCRGPSTAFCLLYKFFTMKLTVKQMHGLLKHTDSPYIRAVGFLYLRYAADPKSLWGWFEPYIKDDEEFSPGSNGRMTTMGVYVRDLLLGQVSTTSIHSFLVFLFL from the exons ATGGAGATACCGATAAAGCCGATAGATCAATTATTGGAGAGGGTACTTTGTATGAACATACTTTCGTCTGATTATTTTAAAGAGCTTTATCGGTTTAAGACGTATCATGAAGTTGTTGATGAGATATATAATCAAGTTGATCATGTTGAGCCTTGGATGACTGGGAATTGTCGCGGCCCGTCTACTGCGTTTTGTTTGCTGTATAAGTTTTTTACGATGAAGCTTACGGTTAAGCAAATGCACGGTTTGTTGAAGCACACGGATTCTCCATACATTAGAGCG GTTGGATTTCTATACTTGAGATATGCTGCAGATCCGAAGTCATTGTGGGGCTGGTTTGAACCATATATCAAGGATGATGAG GAGTTCTCACCTGGATCTAATGGTAGGATGACAACTATGGGAGTATATGTGCGGGACCTACTTCTTGGCCAGGTCAG TACTACTTCGATACACTCTTTCCTCGTATTCCTGTTCCTGTAA
- the LOC122585627 gene encoding pre-mRNA splicing factor SR-like 1 isoform X2 → MLERWTRDIHLNIHTAMQEEFSPGSNGRMTTMGVYVRDLLLGQYYFDTLFPRIPVPVMRSITANLEKLKLPTKHCGVTGESTRGSDDMARRPPSVKAALSVSFGQRAPHRASTRDSSPVRRTLPPPPSYDRKDGEDSRRSPSRHRSQSRDLPDRDYSDRGRDRGQDRDRDHGRDRNRDRDRERDRDRDRYRDRRHDYDRRSRETTSYRDHHRESSSRRSRSRSRSRSRSRSVRVDHQPSPNREETKDRTSASSNLAKLKDMYGDLTTDKGDATDGRAPGRNNGAEEVIRLGGSSWR, encoded by the exons ATGCTTGAACGTTGGACACGTGATATTCATCTGAACATACATACTGCCATGCAAGAG GAGTTCTCACCTGGATCTAATGGTAGGATGACAACTATGGGAGTATATGTGCGGGACCTACTTCTTGGCCAG TACTACTTCGATACACTCTTTCCTCGTATTCCTGTTCCTGTAATGAGGTCAATAACAGCAAACCTCGAAAAGCTGAAACTCCCCACTAAACATTGTGGAGTAACGGGGGAATCCACCCGTGGATCTGATGACATGGCACGTCGACCTCCATCTGTTAAAGCTGCTCTTTCGGTTTCTTTTGGTCAGCGAGCCCCTCATCGTGCATCCACACGGGATTCCTCCCCTGTTCGCCGTACTCTCCCGCCACCACCTTCCTATGACCGAAAGGATGGTGAAGATTCCCGTAGATCTCCGTCCCGCCACCGTAGCCAAAGCCGTGATCTACCCGACCGTGATTATTCTGATCGAGGCAGAGATCGAGGACAAGACCGAGACCGTGACCATGGAAGGGATAGGAATAGGGATAGGGATAGAGaaagagatagagatagagacaGGTATAGGGACAGGAGACATGACTATGATCGAAGGTCCAGGGAAACTACAAGCTATAGAGACCACCATAGAGAATCGAGTTCTCGAAGAAGTCGTAGCAGGAGCAGAAGTAGAAGCAGAAGCCGAAGTGTGCGTGTGGATCATCAACCGAGTCCAAACAGGGAAGAAACAAAAGATAGAACATCTGCTTCTAGTAATCTAGCCAAACTAAAAGACATGTATGGCGACTTGACCACTGACAAGGGTGATGCAACAGACGGTAGGGCTCCTGGTAGGAATAATGGGGCTGAAGAGGTCATTCGGCTTGGTGGTTCTTCTTGGAGGTAA
- the LOC122585627 gene encoding pre-mRNA splicing factor SR-like 1 isoform X1 has product MEIPIKPIDQLLERVLCMNILSSDYFKELYRFKTYHEVVDEIYNQVDHVEPWMTGNCRGPSTAFCLLYKFFTMKLTVKQMHGLLKHTDSPYIRAVGFLYLRYAADPKSLWGWFEPYIKDDEEFSPGSNGRMTTMGVYVRDLLLGQYYFDTLFPRIPVPVMRSITANLEKLKLPTKHCGVTGESTRGSDDMARRPPSVKAALSVSFGQRAPHRASTRDSSPVRRTLPPPPSYDRKDGEDSRRSPSRHRSQSRDLPDRDYSDRGRDRGQDRDRDHGRDRNRDRDRERDRDRDRYRDRRHDYDRRSRETTSYRDHHRESSSRRSRSRSRSRSRSRSVRVDHQPSPNREETKDRTSASSNLAKLKDMYGDLTTDKGDATDGRAPGRNNGAEEVIRLGGSSWR; this is encoded by the exons ATGGAGATACCGATAAAGCCGATAGATCAATTATTGGAGAGGGTACTTTGTATGAACATACTTTCGTCTGATTATTTTAAAGAGCTTTATCGGTTTAAGACGTATCATGAAGTTGTTGATGAGATATATAATCAAGTTGATCATGTTGAGCCTTGGATGACTGGGAATTGTCGCGGCCCGTCTACTGCGTTTTGTTTGCTGTATAAGTTTTTTACGATGAAGCTTACGGTTAAGCAAATGCACGGTTTGTTGAAGCACACGGATTCTCCATACATTAGAGCG GTTGGATTTCTATACTTGAGATATGCTGCAGATCCGAAGTCATTGTGGGGCTGGTTTGAACCATATATCAAGGATGATGAG GAGTTCTCACCTGGATCTAATGGTAGGATGACAACTATGGGAGTATATGTGCGGGACCTACTTCTTGGCCAG TACTACTTCGATACACTCTTTCCTCGTATTCCTGTTCCTGTAATGAGGTCAATAACAGCAAACCTCGAAAAGCTGAAACTCCCCACTAAACATTGTGGAGTAACGGGGGAATCCACCCGTGGATCTGATGACATGGCACGTCGACCTCCATCTGTTAAAGCTGCTCTTTCGGTTTCTTTTGGTCAGCGAGCCCCTCATCGTGCATCCACACGGGATTCCTCCCCTGTTCGCCGTACTCTCCCGCCACCACCTTCCTATGACCGAAAGGATGGTGAAGATTCCCGTAGATCTCCGTCCCGCCACCGTAGCCAAAGCCGTGATCTACCCGACCGTGATTATTCTGATCGAGGCAGAGATCGAGGACAAGACCGAGACCGTGACCATGGAAGGGATAGGAATAGGGATAGGGATAGAGaaagagatagagatagagacaGGTATAGGGACAGGAGACATGACTATGATCGAAGGTCCAGGGAAACTACAAGCTATAGAGACCACCATAGAGAATCGAGTTCTCGAAGAAGTCGTAGCAGGAGCAGAAGTAGAAGCAGAAGCCGAAGTGTGCGTGTGGATCATCAACCGAGTCCAAACAGGGAAGAAACAAAAGATAGAACATCTGCTTCTAGTAATCTAGCCAAACTAAAAGACATGTATGGCGACTTGACCACTGACAAGGGTGATGCAACAGACGGTAGGGCTCCTGGTAGGAATAATGGGGCTGAAGAGGTCATTCGGCTTGGTGGTTCTTCTTGGAGGTAA
- the LOC122585627 gene encoding pre-mRNA splicing factor SR-like 1 isoform X3: MTTMGVYVRDLLLGQYYFDTLFPRIPVPVMRSITANLEKLKLPTKHCGVTGESTRGSDDMARRPPSVKAALSVSFGQRAPHRASTRDSSPVRRTLPPPPSYDRKDGEDSRRSPSRHRSQSRDLPDRDYSDRGRDRGQDRDRDHGRDRNRDRDRERDRDRDRYRDRRHDYDRRSRETTSYRDHHRESSSRRSRSRSRSRSRSRSVRVDHQPSPNREETKDRTSASSNLAKLKDMYGDLTTDKGDATDGRAPGRNNGAEEVIRLGGSSWR; the protein is encoded by the exons ATGACAACTATGGGAGTATATGTGCGGGACCTACTTCTTGGCCAG TACTACTTCGATACACTCTTTCCTCGTATTCCTGTTCCTGTAATGAGGTCAATAACAGCAAACCTCGAAAAGCTGAAACTCCCCACTAAACATTGTGGAGTAACGGGGGAATCCACCCGTGGATCTGATGACATGGCACGTCGACCTCCATCTGTTAAAGCTGCTCTTTCGGTTTCTTTTGGTCAGCGAGCCCCTCATCGTGCATCCACACGGGATTCCTCCCCTGTTCGCCGTACTCTCCCGCCACCACCTTCCTATGACCGAAAGGATGGTGAAGATTCCCGTAGATCTCCGTCCCGCCACCGTAGCCAAAGCCGTGATCTACCCGACCGTGATTATTCTGATCGAGGCAGAGATCGAGGACAAGACCGAGACCGTGACCATGGAAGGGATAGGAATAGGGATAGGGATAGAGaaagagatagagatagagacaGGTATAGGGACAGGAGACATGACTATGATCGAAGGTCCAGGGAAACTACAAGCTATAGAGACCACCATAGAGAATCGAGTTCTCGAAGAAGTCGTAGCAGGAGCAGAAGTAGAAGCAGAAGCCGAAGTGTGCGTGTGGATCATCAACCGAGTCCAAACAGGGAAGAAACAAAAGATAGAACATCTGCTTCTAGTAATCTAGCCAAACTAAAAGACATGTATGGCGACTTGACCACTGACAAGGGTGATGCAACAGACGGTAGGGCTCCTGGTAGGAATAATGGGGCTGAAGAGGTCATTCGGCTTGGTGGTTCTTCTTGGAGGTAA
- the LOC122590086 gene encoding uncharacterized protein LOC122590086, which translates to MLRDYILELHTSNPGTTVKLQVEPPINHNESTRVFRRIYVCLGPLKRGFRSASRELIGLDGDFMSGPFPGQVLTAVSVDSNNGIYPIAYAIVEAETLDSWTWFLANLGDDLELDSRSNYTFISDRQKGIIPALAKMFPSAEHRYCLKHIHENMKQKWRGQAFKNHLWRCATATIVQEFQRYMEEFKRYSEPAYNWLVKIPPQHWARSHFSGRAKSDVLLNNMCKVLNSKTVKGKDKPIIHCLEYIREYLMIRIGNVQKVIDKCQGPLTPTAHKLLEVVKKEANPYKAIFNGEVYQVSGPWGDQTVVNVEKRTCTCRRLEITGLPCKHAVCVNWNMALNKRPVGAIETWVDPIYRLDTWKLMYKFKINPTNGVNMWNKSQIPTMIIPPKYHTPVGRPRKKRRKTEEELQMVKNGKLSRKHKSVVCKTCGKSGHNKRSCKDGQASGSQNVPTQSSQATSNVPSEGARQNVAAQVSQNVPRQNVGD; encoded by the exons ATGCTTAGAGATTACATACTAGAATTGCATACTTCAAACCCTGGAACCACAGTTAAGTTACAAGTTGAACCACCAATAAATCACAATGAGTCAACCAGGGTGTTTAGAAGAATTTATGTATGCCTAGGTCCATTGAAAAGGGGATTCAGAAGTGCTAGTAGGGAGTTGATTGGGCTTGATGGGGATTTTATGTCTGGTCCATTCCCAGGACAAGTGTTGACTGCAGTCAGTGTTGATTCTAACAATGGAATATATCCTATTGCTTATGCAATTGTGGAAGCCGAAACTCTGGACTCTTGGACTTGGTTCCTGGCTAACTTGGGTGATGATTTAGAACTTGACAGCAGGtctaattatacttttataagtGACAGGCAGAAG GGAATTATTCCTGCTCTTGCAAAAATGTTTCCTTCAGCTGAACATAGGTACTGCCTCAAACATATTCATGAGAATATGAAACAAAAATGGAGAGGCCAAGCTTTCAAGAACCATCTATGGAGGTGTGCTACAGCTACAATTGTTCAGGAGTTTCAGAGGTATATGGAAGAGTTTAAAAGGTATAGTGAGCCTGCATACAACTGGCTAGTCAAGATTCCACCTCAACATTGGGCCAGATCACATTTTTCAG GAAGGGCCAAGTCTGATGTCTTACTTAACAATATGTGTAAGGTCTTGAATAGCAAAACAGTCAAGGGTAAGGATAAGCCTATAATTCATTGCCTGGAATACATTAGGGAATACTTGATGATTAGGATAGGGAATGTGCAAAAGGTGATTGATAAATGTCAGGGACCACTTACACCAACTGCACATAAACTGTTGGAAGTTGTGAAAAAAGAGGCTAATCCATACAAGGCTATATTTAATGGAGAAGTGTATCAAGTTAGTGGGCCTTGGGGGGATCAAACAGTGGTAAATGTTGAGAAAAGGACATGCACTTGTAGGAGATTGGAAATAACTGGACTACCATGTAAACATGCAGTTTGTGTGAACTGGAATATGGCACTAAATAAAAGACCAGTTGGTGCAATTGAGACATGGGTTGATCCTATTTATAGGCTTGATACTTGGAAATTGATGTACAAGTTTAAAATCAATCCCACCAATGGTGTGAACATGTGGAACAAATCCCAGATTCCAACAATGATCATCCCACCCAAGTATCACACACCTGTGGGGAGGcccagaaagaaaagaagaaagactGAAGAAGAGCTTCAGATGGTCAAAAATGGAAAGTTGTCTAGGAAACACAAGTCAGTTGTTTGTAAGACTTGTGGAAAATCTGGTCATAACAAGAGGTCATGCAAAGATGGGCAAGCTTCTGGTAGTCAAAATGTTCCAACCCAATCTAGTCAGGCTACTTCAAATGTTCCAAGTGAAGGTGCCAGACAAAATGTAGCAGCTCAAGTGAGTCAAAATGTGCCAAGGCAAAATGTAGGAGATTAA